A genome region from Gossypium hirsutum isolate 1008001.06 chromosome A04, Gossypium_hirsutum_v2.1, whole genome shotgun sequence includes the following:
- the LOC107898869 gene encoding receptor like protein 21, producing MNIFSTYNGMLLLFIIMITCCNIGFNHGCMDEERTALQEITESMGYGHDSYEYSYRSRFFDDCCRWEGVHCSPTNSQVIGIYFYFIKKDSEEQWFPDMSLFSKLKQLQELQLVGNNIGGLDNPEAICELANLQRLDLSINSIEEEVPPCWGNMPSLRTLDLSKNEFRGKLTSILANISKNIEVIDFSHNLFKGFVPFSILANLSNLKHLGLSYNYHLEVETEDPIWHLSFQVQHLLLADCNLNHQSGKGIPRFLSTQYNLQTLDLSSNSLVGNFPTWLFQNVSSVLSLRSNCFVGQFPEQLQSTLSTLDISDNRFDGHLPLHFDLILPQLFEFNASSNQFSGNIPLSVGELKHLERVDLSNNRLSGPVPGGLTQNSPLWYLNLSNNSLEGEPLAINCNMPKLHWLLLHNNHFVGEFPACLSNSLSLRLIDVRHNDLSGTISSLSVLMQLGAFLVGGNQISGHLPKELCEMQKLQFLDFSNNRFSGNIPPCLHKSLVWKNKIQANSWVPIDFTTKGISRLYQGIPVTLMTGIDFSVNTLVGAIPQAIGELSELHSLNLSNNHLTGHIPTSFKELNNLESLDLSHNNLTGHIPPEISQMSTLSRFSVAFNNLRGSIPSSTQFSTFSESDFEGNPELCGEPLQRKCSGNDDDDDGRKENPSEKAEERVFDKPLIFFSFVFISYSLGFWGFLAPLYISAKWRRKYFATIDGWIEHLFYIMYFKLGT from the exons ATGAACATTTTTTCTACTTACAATGGTATGCTGTTATTGTTTATAATAATGATTACCTGCTGCAACATTGGATTCAACCATGGTTGTATGGATGAGGAGAGGACAGCTCTTCAAGAAATTACAGAATCTATGGGCTATGGACATGATTCTTACGAGTATTCATATCGGTCCAGATTCTTTGATGATTGTTGCAGGTGGGAAGGTGTTCATTGTAGCCCCACAAACTCTCAAGTGATTGGAATTTATTTCTACTTCATCAAGAAAGATAGTGAAGAACAGTGGTTTCCGgatatgagtttattttctaaactcaagcAGTTGCAAGAATTGCAGCTCGTAGGGAACAATATTGGTGGACTGGATAATCCTGAAG CAATATGTGAACTTGCTAACTTACAACGGTTGGATCTTTCAATTAACTCAATTGAAGAAGAAGTACCACCTTGTTGGGGCAACATGCCATCGCTTCGAACTCTAGACTTGTCGAAGAACGAGTTCCGGGGAAAGCTTACTTCCATCCTTGCAAATATATCAAAAAACATTGAAGTCATTGACTTTTCTCATAACCTTTTCAAAGGTTTTGTGCCCTTCTCCATCCTTGCAAACCTTTCCAACCTCAAACATCTAGGTCTTTCCTACAATTACCATTTAGAAGTTGAAACAGAAGATCCAATTTGGCACCTTTCTTTCCAAGTACAACATTTGCTTTTGGCTGATTGCAATCTGAACCATCAGAGTGGTAAAGGAATTCCTAGGTTCCTTTCAACACAATATAACCTGCAAACCTTGGATTTATCCAGTAACTCGCTGGTTGGAAACTTTCCTACTTGGCTTTTTCAGAATGTTTCTTCTGTATTAAGCCTGAGAAGCAATTGCTTTGTTGGTCAATTCCCTGAACAGCTCCAATCTACACTGTCTACGTTAGATATCTCTGACAATCGTTTTGATGGCCATCTGCCATTACACTTTGATCTAATTCTCCCTCAGCTGTTTGAATTCAATGCCTCCTCCAATCAATTTTCTGGCAATATTCCCCTGTCTGTAGGTGAATTGAAACATTTAGAAAGGGTAGACTTGTCTAACAATCGCCTCTCTGGACCTGTCCCTGGTGGTCTAACCCAAAATTCACCATTATGGTACTTGAATCTCTCAAACAATAGCTTGGAAGGTGAGCCGCTTGCTATAAATTGCAACATGCCAAAATTGCATTGGTTGCTGCTTCACAATAATCACTTTGTGGGGGAATTTCCAGCTTGCTTGTCCAACAGTTTGTCACTAAGACTGATTGATGTAAGACATAATGATCTCTCGGGAACCATCTCAAGTCTATCAGTTTTGATGCAATTAGGAGCATTTCTTGTGGGTGGGAATCAAATTTCAGGACATCTTCCCAAGGAACTATGCGAAATGCAAAAGTTACAGTTCTTGGATTTCTCAAACAATAGATTCTCGGGGAACATTCCTCCTTGCCTCCATAAAAGTTTAGTATGGAAAAACAAGATCCAAGCAAACTCATGGGTCCCTATTGATTTCACCACCAAAGGTATTTCACGTTTGTACCAGGGAATTCCCGTTACTCTAATGACAGGGATTGATTTCTCAGTTAACACATTGGTTGGGGCAATTCCACAAGCAATTGGTGAACTATCAGAGCTTCATTCTTTGAACCTCTCAAATAATCATTTAACAGGCCATATTCCAACATCTTTCAAAGAACTCAATAATTTGGAGAGCTTGGATCTTTCCCACAACAATCTGACGGGACATATACCTCCTGAAATCTCCCAGATGAGTACTCTCTCAAGGTTTTCTGTAGCCTTCAACAACCTCAGAGGATCGATCCCATCTAGTACGCAATTTTCAACATTCTCTGAAAGCGACTTCGAAGGCAACCCAGAACTTTGCGGTGAACCACTACAAAGGAAATGCTCGGGAAATGACGATGACGACgatggaagaaaagaaaacccCAGTGAGAAAGCAGAGGAGAGGGTGTTTGATAAGCCCttgattttcttttcatttgtgtTTATATCATATAGTTTGGGATTCTGGGGTTTCCTTGCACCGCTTTACATCAGTGCAAAATGGCGGAGAAAATACTTTGCCACCATTGATGGATGGATTGAACATCTTTTCTACATAATGTATTTCAAATTAGGCACTTAG
- the LOC107948109 gene encoding serine carboxypeptidase-like 34 isoform X2, translating to MASNAAVWLGFFVLVLLSVNSEESRHGRELSHGDVLRQQEADRVVGLPGQPAVEFKQYAGYVTVNESHGRALFYWFFEATSKPEKKPFLLWLNGGPGCSSIGYGEAEELGPFFTQKDEQTLKLNPYRWNKAANLLFLESPVGVGFSYTNTSSDINQLGDKITGHYVPQLAELIFDNNKIVPKSDYINFKGFMIGNALMDDETDQTGMVDYAWDHAVISDGVYNNIKIKCNFSTPNTTNGCNEAMQAYFDVYNIIDMYSLYAPTCNSNSSSSNNRQRPMIQGIAPQIFSKFDRWHTRPAGYDPCLSDYTEVYLNRPDVQQALHANVTNISYPWTHCSDIIKTWGDAPSSMLPTLKKLIAGGIRVWVFSGDTDGRIPVTATRLTLNKLGQKIIEDWTPWYTNHKQVGGWTIEYEGLMFVTIRGAGHQVPTFKPSQALQLVRHFLANKKLPPTPF from the exons ATGGCTTCCAATGCAGCGGTTTGGTTgggtttttttgttttggttttgctTAGTGTGAACAGTGAAGAGTCGAGGCACGGCCGTGAACTGAGCCATGGCGATGTTTTACGGCAGCAAGAAGCGGACAGGGTGGTGGGGCTTCCAGGACAACCGGCGGTGGAGTTCAAGCAATATGCAGGGTACGTGACGGTGAACGAGAGTCATGGTCGAGCCCTGTTTTATTGGTTCTTTGAAGCCACCAGCAAACCTGAGAAAAAGCCTTTCTTGCTATGGCTCAATGGAg GTCCTGGATGTTCATCCATTGGATATGGAGAAGCAGAGGAGTTGGGACCTTTCTTCACTCAGAAAGATGAACAAACCCTAAAGCTTAATCCGTATAGGTGGAATAAAG CTGCCAACTTATTGTTTCTTGAATCTCCGGTTGGTGTTGGATTTTCTTATACCAACACAAGCAGTGATATCAATCAACTGGGTGATAAAATCACAG GGCACTATGTTCCACAGCTAGCTGAACTTATCTTTGACAATAACAAGATTGTTCCGAAGTCAGATTACATTAATTTTAAGGGATTTATG ATTGGGAACGCGTTGATGGACGACGAAACGGATCAAACCGGAATGGTGGATTATGCATGGGATCATGCAGTGATATCCGATGGAGTTTACAACAACATCAAAATCAAATGTAATTTCAGCACTCCAAACACAACTAATGGTTGTAATGAAGCCATGCAGGCTTACTTTGATGTCTACAACATCATAGACATGTACAGCTTGTATGCTCCCACTTGTAATAGTAACTCCAGCTCTAGTAATAACCGACAACGGCCGATGATTCAAGGCATTGCCCCACAGATATTTTCCAAATTC GACCGATGGCATACGAGACCGGCGGGATACGATCCTTGTTTATCGGACTACACTGAAGTTTATTTAAATAGGCCTGATGTTCAACAAGCACTTCATGCCAACGTAACCAACATCTCCTATCCATGGACTCATTGCAG TGACATTATAAAAACTTGGGGTGATGCACCATCTTCTATGCTTCCTACACTTAAAAAGCTCATAGCCGGAGGTATCCGTGTTTGGGTTTTCAG TGGAGATACCGATGGAAGAATTCCAGTGACTGCAACTAGATTAACCCTGAACAAGTTAGGGCAAAAAATAATTGAAGATTGGACACCTTGGTACACCAACCACAAACAG GTTGGTGGGTGGACGATTGAATATGAAGGGCTTATGTTTGTAACAATTAGAGGAGCAGGTCATCAAGTGCCAACTTTTAAACCCAGTCAGGCACTTCAACTAGTGAGGCATTTCTTGGCCAATAAGAAATTGCCACCTACACCATTTTag
- the LOC107948109 gene encoding serine carboxypeptidase-like 34 isoform X1, translated as MASNAAVWLGFFVLVLLSVNSEESRHGRELSHGDVLRQQEADRVVGLPGQPAVEFKQYAGYVTVNESHGRALFYWFFEATSKPEKKPFLLWLNGGPGCSSIGYGEAEELGPFFTQKDEQTLKLNPYRWNKAANLLFLESPVGVGFSYTNTSSDINQLGDKITAEDSYIFLVNWFKRFPQFKSHDFYIAGESYAGHYVPQLAELIFDNNKIVPKSDYINFKGFMIGNALMDDETDQTGMVDYAWDHAVISDGVYNNIKIKCNFSTPNTTNGCNEAMQAYFDVYNIIDMYSLYAPTCNSNSSSSNNRQRPMIQGIAPQIFSKFDRWHTRPAGYDPCLSDYTEVYLNRPDVQQALHANVTNISYPWTHCSDIIKTWGDAPSSMLPTLKKLIAGGIRVWVFSGDTDGRIPVTATRLTLNKLGQKIIEDWTPWYTNHKQVGGWTIEYEGLMFVTIRGAGHQVPTFKPSQALQLVRHFLANKKLPPTPF; from the exons ATGGCTTCCAATGCAGCGGTTTGGTTgggtttttttgttttggttttgctTAGTGTGAACAGTGAAGAGTCGAGGCACGGCCGTGAACTGAGCCATGGCGATGTTTTACGGCAGCAAGAAGCGGACAGGGTGGTGGGGCTTCCAGGACAACCGGCGGTGGAGTTCAAGCAATATGCAGGGTACGTGACGGTGAACGAGAGTCATGGTCGAGCCCTGTTTTATTGGTTCTTTGAAGCCACCAGCAAACCTGAGAAAAAGCCTTTCTTGCTATGGCTCAATGGAg GTCCTGGATGTTCATCCATTGGATATGGAGAAGCAGAGGAGTTGGGACCTTTCTTCACTCAGAAAGATGAACAAACCCTAAAGCTTAATCCGTATAGGTGGAATAAAG CTGCCAACTTATTGTTTCTTGAATCTCCGGTTGGTGTTGGATTTTCTTATACCAACACAAGCAGTGATATCAATCAACTGGGTGATAAAATCACAG CTGAGGATTCCTACATATTTCTGGTCAATTGGTTCAAAAGATTCCCACAGTTCAAGTCCCATGATTTCTACATTGCTGGTGAAAGCTATGCtg GGCACTATGTTCCACAGCTAGCTGAACTTATCTTTGACAATAACAAGATTGTTCCGAAGTCAGATTACATTAATTTTAAGGGATTTATG ATTGGGAACGCGTTGATGGACGACGAAACGGATCAAACCGGAATGGTGGATTATGCATGGGATCATGCAGTGATATCCGATGGAGTTTACAACAACATCAAAATCAAATGTAATTTCAGCACTCCAAACACAACTAATGGTTGTAATGAAGCCATGCAGGCTTACTTTGATGTCTACAACATCATAGACATGTACAGCTTGTATGCTCCCACTTGTAATAGTAACTCCAGCTCTAGTAATAACCGACAACGGCCGATGATTCAAGGCATTGCCCCACAGATATTTTCCAAATTC GACCGATGGCATACGAGACCGGCGGGATACGATCCTTGTTTATCGGACTACACTGAAGTTTATTTAAATAGGCCTGATGTTCAACAAGCACTTCATGCCAACGTAACCAACATCTCCTATCCATGGACTCATTGCAG TGACATTATAAAAACTTGGGGTGATGCACCATCTTCTATGCTTCCTACACTTAAAAAGCTCATAGCCGGAGGTATCCGTGTTTGGGTTTTCAG TGGAGATACCGATGGAAGAATTCCAGTGACTGCAACTAGATTAACCCTGAACAAGTTAGGGCAAAAAATAATTGAAGATTGGACACCTTGGTACACCAACCACAAACAG GTTGGTGGGTGGACGATTGAATATGAAGGGCTTATGTTTGTAACAATTAGAGGAGCAGGTCATCAAGTGCCAACTTTTAAACCCAGTCAGGCACTTCAACTAGTGAGGCATTTCTTGGCCAATAAGAAATTGCCACCTACACCATTTTag